One segment of Castanea sativa cultivar Marrone di Chiusa Pesio chromosome 3, ASM4071231v1 DNA contains the following:
- the LOC142629541 gene encoding nudix hydrolase 17, mitochondrial-like isoform X1, producing the protein MVCMVSRTGRELQRYNNLGCRQVVGCIPYRYKKGSDGNKTNELEILVISSQKGQAMMFPKGGWELDESVEEAASRESLEEAGVRGNVECKLGKWTFISKRCGKCYEGHMFPLLVQEQLELWPEKNVRHRIWMSAAEAREVCKHLWMKEALDVLVERLKSPQQQKKEDVLPCFLI; encoded by the exons ATGGTCTGTATGGTTTCTCGAACGGGAAGAGAGTTGCAAAGGTACAACAACTTGGGTTGCCGCCAAGTCGTAGG ATGCATACCTTATAGATATAAAAAGGGCAGTGATGGTAACAAAACCAATGAATTGGAAATCCTTGTTATTAGTTCACAAAAAGGCCAAGCAATGATGTTCCCCAAG GGTGGTTGGGAACTTGACGAATCTGTGGAAGAAGCAGCCTCTCGAGAGTCACTCGAAGAAGCCGGGGTTCGTGGCAATGTTGAG TGTAAATTGGGCAAATGGACCTTCATTAGCAAACGCTGTGGAAAATGTTATGAAGGCCACATGTTCCCTTTATTAGTCCAGGAACAACTTGAATTATGGCCGGAGAAGAATGTCCGCCACAGAATATGG atgtcAGCAGCCGAAGCCAGAGAAGTTTGTAAGCATTTGTGGATGAAGGAAGCCTTAGACGTATTGGTTGAACGGCTTAAATCTCCACAGCAACAGAAGAAAGAAGATGTTCTGCCATGTTTTCTAATTTAG
- the LOC142629541 gene encoding nudix hydrolase 17, mitochondrial-like isoform X2 encodes MRYLSRCIPYRYKKGSDGNKTNELEILVISSQKGQAMMFPKGGWELDESVEEAASRESLEEAGVRGNVECKLGKWTFISKRCGKCYEGHMFPLLVQEQLELWPEKNVRHRIWMSAAEAREVCKHLWMKEALDVLVERLKSPQQQKKEDVLPCFLI; translated from the exons ATGAGATACCTCTCTAG ATGCATACCTTATAGATATAAAAAGGGCAGTGATGGTAACAAAACCAATGAATTGGAAATCCTTGTTATTAGTTCACAAAAAGGCCAAGCAATGATGTTCCCCAAG GGTGGTTGGGAACTTGACGAATCTGTGGAAGAAGCAGCCTCTCGAGAGTCACTCGAAGAAGCCGGGGTTCGTGGCAATGTTGAG TGTAAATTGGGCAAATGGACCTTCATTAGCAAACGCTGTGGAAAATGTTATGAAGGCCACATGTTCCCTTTATTAGTCCAGGAACAACTTGAATTATGGCCGGAGAAGAATGTCCGCCACAGAATATGG atgtcAGCAGCCGAAGCCAGAGAAGTTTGTAAGCATTTGTGGATGAAGGAAGCCTTAGACGTATTGGTTGAACGGCTTAAATCTCCACAGCAACAGAAGAAAGAAGATGTTCTGCCATGTTTTCTAATTTAG